From Labeo rohita strain BAU-BD-2019 chromosome 18, IGBB_LRoh.1.0, whole genome shotgun sequence, the proteins below share one genomic window:
- the LOC127180332 gene encoding uncharacterized protein LOC127180332 has translation MEPMWFLKTLQELMLIFFDELVRTSKVSFKILDCDTADNVPQAETDFSEPSCPELSFSSVKSESSDSTVIPRSSKALIHDPDKSSLILDYFPLFLDTPGLIDQDFTMLFGEDISRWDSDVAAILLLLHLLPPTVKGRKTGKISATEAADHVVKFMKVGTSIKAFLERVGSTQPFLLCVGGKRSSIQKFYIILDQKAIPRMVQTAVAAFDELFKAHFVFAVSYDEALCNFYTFI, from the exons ATGGAGCCAATGTGGTTCTTAAAGACTCTGCAGGAGttgatgctgattttttttgATGAGCTTGTGAGAACATCTAAGGTGTCCTTCAAAATTTTGGATTGTGATACAGCAG ATAATGTTCCACAAGCTGAGACCGATTTCTCTGAGCCGTCATGCCCCGAGTTGTCATTTTCATCAGTAAAATCAGAAAGTTCAGATTCCACAGTGATTCCGCGATCTTCAAAGGCACTGATACATGATCCAGACAAATCTTCACTCATCCTTGATTACTTTCCCCTATTTTTGGATACACCAGGCTtg ATTGACCAAGACTTTACTATGCTTTTTGGAGAGGACATTTCAA GATGGGACAGTGATGTGGCTGCTATTCTCTTGCTCCTTCATCTCTTGCCTCCAACTGTAAAAGGAAGGAAGACTGGGAAAATCAGTGCAACAGAAGCAGCTGATCATGTTGTAAAGTTCATGAAG GTGGGGACAAGCATCAAGGCATTTCTTGAGCGAGTTGGATCTACACAGCCCTTCCTCCTCTGTGTTGGAGGAAAGAGGAGTAGCATTCAGAAGTTTTACATCATCCTGGACCAGAAGGCCATTCCCCGCATGGTGCAGACAGCTGTTGCAGCCTTTGATGAACTCTTTAAGGCACACTTTGTCTTTGCTGTATCGTATGATGAGGCCTTGTGCAACTTCTACACGTTCATTTAA